A region of Sulfurimonas sp. DNA encodes the following proteins:
- a CDS encoding DUF805 domain-containing protein, whose product MEKESNNIISKCESSVLSLKGCYNRIQWWQTTIMIWFIIAMLFNSYNILHYEVNHPKKVIVEKISTQQTSNFMYLQENMPSELDLTSLIKQGNPIQHIQGVLLFITLMLMSWISITSSVKRLHDIDKSGFWWYVNFIPIVGSIIVFVMNVFIPSKNTRYCQYKIKEDKTQWLFTLAGILLLIPILINIIDITDRYGTWYVQASLWTQYYMKDYIFFILLLLLMALSLNFDKFINISYSKKMKVIQYISFAYVAWLFYNISHLFFNFESNSIMSYFIYYFSLFLEYGIQFSALCILILNTNKELKKVQNQKVS is encoded by the coding sequence TTGGAAAAAGAATCAAATAACATAATTTCTAAATGTGAATCAAGTGTTCTATCATTAAAAGGTTGTTACAATCGAATTCAATGGTGGCAAACCACGATAATGATTTGGTTTATTATCGCTATGCTTTTTAACTCATATAATATATTACATTATGAAGTTAACCATCCAAAAAAAGTGATAGTTGAAAAAATTTCAACACAACAAACATCAAATTTTATGTACTTGCAAGAAAATATGCCATCTGAATTAGATTTAACATCTCTTATAAAACAAGGAAATCCTATCCAGCATATTCAAGGAGTGTTACTCTTTATAACTCTTATGTTAATGTCTTGGATAAGTATTACTTCATCAGTTAAGCGTTTGCATGACATTGATAAATCTGGTTTTTGGTGGTATGTAAATTTTATTCCTATAGTTGGTTCGATAATAGTATTTGTTATGAATGTTTTTATTCCATCTAAGAATACACGATATTGTCAATATAAAATTAAAGAAGACAAAACACAATGGCTTTTTACTCTAGCGGGGATATTATTACTTATCCCCATCTTAATAAATATTATTGATATAACGGATCGCTATGGGACATGGTATGTTCAAGCAAGTTTATGGACTCAATACTATATGAAAGATTATATATTTTTTATACTATTATTACTACTTATGGCATTGAGTTTGAACTTTGATAAATTTATTAATATATCTTATTCGAAAAAGATGAAAGTGATTCAATATATTTCATTTGCTTATGTTGCTTGGTTGTTTTATAATATCAGTCACTTATTTTTTAATTTTGAAAGTAATAGTATAATGAGTTATTTTATTTATTATTTTTCATTATTTTTAGAATATGGTATTCAGTTTTCAGCATTATGTATACTTATTTTGAATACAAATAAAGAACTAAAGAAAGTACAGAATCAAAAAGTATCTTAA
- the tssA gene encoding type VI secretion system protein TssA produces the protein MSEEILTPINEASVCGSDYKYDDAYLSIESEIDKSNSMLEGVSTDWAKVLYDSENLLKTFTKDTKIFCWWIYATWKQDGSFGLEKSLKLFNKLLLTYEDKLFPKSKKVKISSLSWLEELLNKEILDEKGSLSISVNLEIFLSIFKELETNFALTVKEEIPIFGKLRSAFERSLAAKESKEKISSVSPTSSQNSSEISEINSDADAAKVLRTLKKNAVLLHTYYRSQDSSDIRSIRLVRLLSWLEIDSLPIDEDGKTPLNPPSQMSTDAIDELIAEEKYDEALDTLESLISLSPFWLDGHFMAFNLLSKMGHTVCALEVKNALVAFVKADDTILRLSFKDTTPFASTKLKNWLVESMGEVVGNSTEENKEDEKEQIIEKAYALGKKKKIKEAMVLLQSYYSSAVNREDKFHWRLAKATLAVEFGKNNVALALVEELKRDIDKYSLDEWNPELAAKVFGLYLNSFNRTEVDIEDIHTVYARLCKIDIKQALEIKI, from the coding sequence GTGTCTGAAGAAATTTTAACTCCAATTAATGAAGCATCTGTATGTGGTAGCGATTATAAATATGATGATGCTTATCTCTCTATTGAATCAGAAATAGATAAATCAAATTCCATGTTAGAAGGTGTAAGTACCGATTGGGCGAAAGTTCTTTATGATTCAGAGAATTTACTTAAAACATTTACTAAAGATACAAAAATTTTTTGTTGGTGGATATATGCAACTTGGAAGCAAGATGGTTCTTTTGGACTTGAAAAATCTTTAAAACTTTTTAATAAACTCCTTTTAACATATGAAGATAAGTTGTTTCCAAAATCTAAAAAAGTAAAAATATCTTCTTTAAGTTGGCTAGAGGAGTTACTTAACAAAGAAATTTTAGATGAGAAAGGCTCCTTATCTATTTCTGTAAATTTGGAGATTTTTCTTTCAATATTTAAAGAGTTAGAAACAAACTTTGCACTTACGGTTAAAGAAGAAATTCCTATATTTGGAAAACTTCGTTCAGCCTTTGAAAGAAGCTTAGCTGCTAAAGAGTCAAAAGAAAAAATTAGTTCTGTGTCACCTACTAGTTCTCAAAACAGTTCAGAAATAAGTGAAATAAACTCAGATGCTGATGCCGCAAAAGTCCTGCGTACACTTAAGAAAAATGCGGTTCTTTTGCATACTTACTACAGAAGTCAAGACTCTTCTGATATTCGTTCAATTCGCTTAGTGCGTTTGTTGTCTTGGTTGGAAATAGACTCTTTGCCTATAGATGAAGATGGAAAAACTCCACTTAATCCACCTTCGCAAATGAGTACAGATGCTATTGATGAGCTAATAGCAGAAGAGAAATATGACGAAGCACTAGATACTCTTGAATCACTTATTTCACTTTCACCCTTTTGGCTAGATGGACATTTTATGGCTTTTAATCTTTTAAGTAAGATGGGACATACAGTCTGTGCCTTAGAAGTGAAAAATGCATTAGTTGCGTTTGTAAAAGCTGATGATACTATCTTAAGATTATCTTTTAAAGATACTACTCCGTTTGCTTCGACTAAGTTGAAAAATTGGTTAGTTGAGAGTATGGGTGAGGTAGTTGGAAATTCTACAGAAGAAAATAAAGAAGATGAAAAAGAGCAAATTATAGAAAAAGCTTATGCACTTGGAAAAAAGAAGAAAATAAAGGAGGCGATGGTATTACTACAGAGTTATTATAGCAGTGCAGTAAATAGAGAAGATAAGTTTCACTGGCGTTTAGCTAAGGCTACATTGGCAGTAGAGTTTGGAAAAAATAATGTGGCATTAGCCTTAGTAGAAGAACTCAAAAGAGATATTGATAAATACAGTTTAGATGAGTGGAATCCAGAATTAGCAGCAAAAGTGTTTGGTCTGTATTTAAACAGCTTTAATCGCACAGAAGTTGATATTGAAGATATCCACACTGTATATGCCCGTCTTTGTAAAATTGACATAAAACAAGCATTAGAAATAAAAATTTAA
- the tssB gene encoding type VI secretion system contractile sheath small subunit, which translates to MSKQSESPKERINVTYKPATGDQSAEVEIPYKLTILGEFNPDEEAKPVEDKKVISVNKNNFNDVLKHQNLSLNFSVDNKLTDEEGSSLSVSLNLQSMKDFSPESIVENVDEMKKLMELRQSLIALKGPLGNVPAFRKAIESAVGDEAEREKLLGELSLEEQK; encoded by the coding sequence ATGAGTAAACAGTCAGAATCACCAAAAGAGAGAATTAATGTTACATATAAACCAGCAACAGGAGATCAATCAGCAGAGGTTGAAATTCCATATAAGCTTACTATCTTAGGTGAGTTTAATCCGGATGAAGAGGCTAAGCCAGTAGAAGATAAAAAAGTAATTAGTGTTAATAAAAATAACTTTAATGATGTTTTAAAACATCAAAATCTTTCACTTAATTTTAGTGTTGATAATAAGCTTACTGATGAAGAAGGTTCTTCGTTAAGTGTAAGTCTTAATCTACAAAGTATGAAAGATTTTTCTCCAGAAAGTATTGTTGAAAATGTTGATGAGATGAAAAAACTAATGGAACTTCGTCAGTCGCTTATCGCTCTTAAAGGACCTCTTGGTAATGTTCCAGCTTTTAGAAAAGCAATTGAAAGTGCTGTTGGTGATGAAGCTGAACGTGAAAAACTACTAGGCGAATTAAGCCTTGAAGAACAAAAGTAA
- the tssC gene encoding type VI secretion system contractile sheath large subunit — MSTQTLEENKSASTSGLLDSIISQTSLSQEDETYSVVKSGVGALISELLKSENEAEKVNKAIVDRMIAEIDAKISAQMDEILHNEKFQALEARWRGLYMLVERTDFRQNIQMEIINVSKEELLEDFEECLDITQSGLYKHVYTSGYGQFGGGPVGTIIADYQLSPSNMDMKFLSKVASIAAMSHAPFISSAGPKFFGLDSFEGLPDLKDMQDVMSSPQFAAWRGFRENEDSRYVGLTLPRFLLRSPYDPEDNPISKFVYKEDVSSNHEDYLWGNTVYAFASRLTDSFANYRWCTNIIGPNSGGAVTDLPVHTFDSMGDIEMKIPTEVLVSDRREYELSEQGFIPLTMRKGSNNAAFFAANSAQMTKTFANTPEGKDAELNYKLGTQLPYLFAITRMSHYIKILQREHIGSWRERSDLERELNKWIKQYIADQENPSAEIRSQRPFKAAQILVEDVAGEPGWYRVKMSLRPHFKYMGASFELSLVGKLDKD, encoded by the coding sequence ATGTCGACACAAACTTTAGAAGAAAATAAAAGTGCATCTACGAGTGGTCTTTTAGATAGTATTATCTCACAAACAAGTCTTTCACAAGAAGATGAGACTTATAGTGTAGTAAAATCGGGTGTAGGTGCTTTAATTAGTGAATTATTAAAAAGTGAAAATGAAGCAGAGAAAGTAAATAAGGCTATTGTGGATAGAATGATTGCTGAGATTGATGCAAAAATTTCTGCTCAAATGGATGAAATCTTACATAATGAAAAATTTCAAGCACTTGAAGCACGATGGCGTGGATTGTATATGCTAGTAGAGCGTACAGATTTTAGACAAAATATTCAGATGGAAATTATCAATGTTTCCAAAGAAGAGTTATTAGAAGATTTTGAAGAGTGTTTAGATATCACACAATCAGGTCTATACAAACATGTATATACCTCAGGTTACGGACAGTTTGGTGGAGGGCCGGTAGGAACAATTATAGCAGATTATCAACTTTCACCATCAAATATGGATATGAAGTTTTTATCTAAAGTAGCATCTATTGCTGCAATGTCACATGCACCATTTATCTCCTCAGCAGGTCCAAAATTCTTCGGTCTTGATAGTTTTGAAGGTCTTCCTGATCTCAAAGATATGCAAGATGTTATGAGTTCACCACAGTTTGCGGCATGGAGAGGATTTAGAGAAAATGAAGACTCTCGTTATGTAGGTCTTACTCTTCCGCGTTTCTTACTTCGTTCTCCATACGATCCTGAAGATAACCCTATCTCTAAGTTTGTGTATAAAGAAGATGTTTCTTCAAACCATGAAGATTATCTATGGGGAAATACTGTTTATGCATTCGCTTCTCGCTTAACAGATTCATTTGCAAACTATAGATGGTGTACAAATATTATTGGACCAAATAGTGGTGGTGCAGTGACAGACCTTCCAGTACATACTTTTGATAGTATGGGCGATATAGAGATGAAAATTCCTACAGAAGTTCTTGTTTCTGATAGACGAGAATATGAACTATCTGAACAAGGTTTCATCCCTCTGACTATGAGAAAAGGTAGTAATAATGCCGCATTTTTTGCTGCAAATTCTGCTCAAATGACAAAAACATTTGCTAATACTCCAGAGGGAAAAGATGCGGAACTAAACTATAAACTAGGAACGCAACTGCCTTATCTTTTTGCAATTACGCGTATGTCACACTATATCAAAATTCTTCAACGCGAGCATATTGGTTCGTGGAGAGAACGCTCTGACTTAGAGCGTGAGTTAAATAAGTGGATTAAACAATATATTGCTGATCAAGAAAATCCATCTGCTGAGATTAGAAGTCAAAGACCGTTTAAAGCAGCACAAATTCTAGTAGAAGATGTTGCAGGTGAACCAGGTTGGTACCGTGTAAAAATGTCACTTCGTCCTCACTTTAAGTATATGGGCGCAAGTTTTGAACTTTCACTTGTTGGTAAGTTAGATAAAGACTAA
- the tssE gene encoding type VI secretion system baseplate subunit TssE: MYKGSLFERLNGSLEDSKGTTTEEALYKSVANNLSRIFSTNAGSAQTAEDYGRPDLNNSDMSLKDSIEHIEVSSEICIRKYEPRLHKTRVGVSRDKLNVNQMNVNIEGYLHINGRSQKINYKADLLSNGKVKVYTDED; this comes from the coding sequence ATGTATAAAGGAAGTTTATTTGAAAGACTTAATGGTAGCTTAGAAGATAGTAAAGGTACGACAACTGAGGAAGCACTTTATAAGTCTGTAGCAAATAATCTTTCTCGTATATTTTCGACAAATGCGGGGAGTGCTCAAACCGCAGAAGACTATGGACGACCTGATTTGAATAACTCCGATATGAGTTTGAAAGATTCGATTGAGCATATTGAAGTTAGTTCAGAAATATGTATTAGAAAATATGAACCAAGACTTCATAAAACTCGTGTAGGGGTATCAAGAGATAAGTTAAATGTCAATCAAATGAATGTTAATATTGAAGGTTATTTACACATTAATGGCAGAAGCCAAAAAATAAATTATAAAGCTGATTTGCTTAGTAATGGAAAAGTTAAGGTTTATACAGATGAAGACTAA
- the tssF gene encoding type VI secretion system baseplate subunit TssF, which translates to MKTKDYYIKELNSLRVDGAKFAKANPGLSSYLAKEGQDPDVERMLEGFAFLTGKLHQKFDEELPEVAHNLVQLLWPNYIRPIPSYAIIQFDALKDDLKNQEVPKGLQILSKAASNGVVCKFQTCFKTKVMPLKLDNVEYLTYGQKATIELDLKMSASGNLSEISFETLRLFLGGSKFMAKELYLYLSRYIESIEVIIKDKKKKEINKIFLPKKSVSAVGFNASETIVPHPKNTFDGYVMMQEYFCFGDKHLFLDIENLKQIERISGDSLSKSNHFSLKFHFSKRLSTAQLPTSEDFYLFCTPVINLFESDAVPIRKTEVEDEYILTAAELKKDQSEVFSVENVRGWIPSKNIYQDYYPFESFGHISDEGEYYSERIKLSEMKDRTDTFLRFASSGGIFDDLEHNTATISVRMMCTNKDIPSTLHLDSLCVNDPISSSDLSFHNITIPSISYPPPIGGDFLWKLISNMSLNYLSLENISTLKMILQTYDFFGANDMKQKEKTDIILSGLVSISNKRTQMIYEGLPIRGIETELYLDPTKFTGIGEAYHLCCILNEFFSLYCSVNSFHRLIVHIENHETFSWPAKMGNQDLV; encoded by the coding sequence ATGAAGACTAAAGATTATTATATTAAAGAATTAAACTCTTTACGTGTTGACGGTGCTAAGTTTGCTAAAGCAAACCCAGGTCTTTCATCATACTTAGCTAAAGAGGGACAAGATCCTGATGTAGAAAGAATGTTAGAAGGGTTTGCTTTTTTAACAGGAAAACTTCATCAGAAGTTTGATGAAGAGCTTCCAGAAGTTGCTCATAATCTTGTTCAGCTTTTATGGCCAAACTATATTCGTCCAATTCCTTCGTATGCAATTATTCAATTTGATGCACTTAAAGATGACCTTAAAAATCAAGAAGTACCAAAAGGTTTACAGATACTTTCAAAAGCTGCATCTAATGGCGTTGTCTGTAAATTTCAAACTTGTTTTAAGACGAAAGTTATGCCTTTAAAGCTTGATAATGTTGAGTATTTAACTTATGGACAAAAAGCTACTATTGAACTAGATTTAAAAATGAGTGCATCAGGTAACTTAAGTGAGATAAGTTTTGAGACATTAAGATTATTTCTTGGTGGCTCAAAATTTATGGCAAAAGAATTATATTTATATCTTAGTAGATACATTGAAAGTATAGAAGTGATTATAAAGGATAAGAAGAAAAAAGAGATAAATAAAATTTTTCTTCCAAAGAAGTCTGTATCTGCAGTCGGTTTTAATGCTTCTGAAACGATAGTGCCTCATCCTAAAAATACTTTTGATGGTTATGTTATGATGCAAGAGTATTTTTGCTTTGGAGATAAGCATCTTTTTTTAGATATAGAAAATCTAAAACAGATTGAGAGAATTTCAGGTGATTCTTTGAGCAAATCAAATCATTTTAGTTTGAAATTTCATTTTTCAAAACGTCTTTCAACTGCTCAACTTCCTACTAGCGAAGATTTTTATCTTTTTTGTACTCCAGTAATTAATCTGTTTGAGAGTGATGCTGTACCTATTCGTAAAACAGAGGTAGAGGATGAGTATATTTTAACAGCGGCAGAGCTAAAAAAAGATCAAAGTGAAGTTTTTTCTGTTGAAAATGTAAGAGGCTGGATACCAAGTAAAAACATTTATCAGGACTACTACCCATTTGAGTCTTTTGGACATATTAGTGATGAAGGAGAATACTATTCTGAACGCATAAAGCTAAGTGAGATGAAGGATAGAACAGATACTTTTCTCCGTTTCGCATCATCAGGCGGTATTTTCGATGATTTAGAACATAATACTGCAACTATCTCAGTAAGAATGATGTGTACAAATAAAGATATACCTTCTACTCTACATTTAGATAGTCTATGTGTGAATGATCCTATATCTTCTTCGGATTTAAGTTTTCACAATATTACTATTCCTTCTATATCTTATCCACCTCCTATTGGAGGAGATTTCTTATGGAAGTTAATCTCGAATATGTCTTTAAACTACCTTTCATTAGAAAATATCTCAACACTTAAAATGATACTGCAAACTTATGATTTTTTTGGAGCAAATGATATGAAACAAAAAGAGAAAACAGACATTATTTTAAGTGGTCTGGTTTCTATTTCAAATAAAAGAACACAGATGATTTATGAAGGACTTCCAATCCGTGGAATTGAAACGGAACTTTATCTTGACCCAACAAAGTTTACTGGAATTGGTGAAGCATATCATCTATGTTGTATTTTAAATGAGTTTTTTAGTCTGTATTGCAGTGTTAACTCATTTCATAGACTTATAGTTCATATTGAAAATCATGAAACATTTTCTTGGCCAGCTAAAATGGGTAATCAGGATTTGGTGTAA
- the tssG gene encoding type VI secretion system baseplate subunit TssG, with translation MTIIELNKKIKSSIGKYPLAQGIRVAMTYLRTMYPKEEPQALYERLRFKSNPSLAFAKSEISKMEFVETPKGKNVEITLNFLGLFGAASPLPSHYCEMVLDSSDTDKVLQDFLDLFNHHIQKMFYPIWQRQRYYIQYQSDLTDKFSKYMLSLLGLYSETQVKSSTLNFQKILPYIGLLSMKQKSAGTLVSILRHYLEHDELEIVQCIEMNEKIPSWQLAGLGEENCTLGLDLLLGESVKTKGSKFQILLRDISFNSLYKYSLHGEKIGELKELIDFALNEPLEYELCLEIQKDKTEPFELSKHYLGVNCFCGAVEKDEKIILSS, from the coding sequence ATGACTATAATTGAGCTAAATAAAAAAATTAAATCATCTATAGGAAAATATCCTTTAGCTCAAGGCATACGCGTAGCTATGACATATTTAAGGACTATGTATCCAAAAGAAGAGCCTCAAGCACTTTATGAAAGATTACGCTTTAAATCAAATCCTAGTCTTGCTTTTGCAAAATCTGAAATCTCAAAAATGGAGTTCGTTGAGACTCCTAAGGGAAAAAATGTTGAGATAACACTTAACTTTTTAGGGCTTTTTGGTGCGGCTTCACCTCTTCCTTCTCATTATTGTGAAATGGTTTTAGATAGTTCAGATACAGATAAGGTCTTACAAGATTTTTTAGATCTTTTTAATCATCATATTCAAAAAATGTTTTACCCAATTTGGCAAAGACAGAGGTACTATATTCAGTATCAATCAGATTTAACAGATAAATTTTCAAAATATATGTTGAGTCTTTTAGGTTTGTATTCTGAAACTCAAGTAAAAAGTTCTACACTTAATTTTCAAAAGATACTACCTTATATTGGGCTTTTGAGTATGAAGCAAAAGTCTGCAGGAACTTTAGTTTCTATCTTGCGTCACTATCTTGAGCATGATGAACTTGAAATTGTACAGTGTATAGAAATGAATGAAAAAATTCCTTCTTGGCAGTTAGCAGGATTAGGAGAAGAGAATTGTACTTTAGGTTTGGATCTTTTACTTGGGGAAAGTGTGAAAACTAAAGGTTCTAAATTTCAAATTCTACTTAGGGATATATCTTTTAATAGTTTGTATAAATATAGTCTTCATGGGGAAAAAATAGGTGAACTTAAAGAACTGATTGATTTTGCTTTAAATGAGCCATTAGAGTATGAACTTTGCTTAGAAATTCAAAAAGATAAGACTGAGCCATTTGAACTTTCAAAACATTATCTTGGTGTTAATTGCTTTTGTGGAGCAGTTGAAAAAGATGAAAAAATAATATTAAGTAGCTAA
- a CDS encoding tetratricopeptide repeat protein yields the protein MAQESKRALGAVAYESDKMMFIGLKYLLIFIIFTSIAQAKVGVCEVLPDVEKDKYLACLVKEAERTDDVADINMVAEGYGVYAMGEEIMLWREKAIEKGSSVAMYNQAKSYAHFVKSKYDLKYGLTSIPSIIEKTLLDYPQKNNQPKKAISLYKQAALKEYKDSIAKLSELMQIVYGKEGAVKEYKKEMAEGDKNTYRFLANLYVRYEDYDKALELYESALKREDINKGDVYALIGSLYEAHYRDKKEAKIYYEKAAKEGNAVAMYNLGIMAGNKKDYNKAEEWFRASEKAGNEYALGMICYMNYSQENDYEKAEECNIELAREGNAEEMFETGIFLLRRVAKEKEGFYWLKKAYEAGSSSAAIVLGAEYRNKYKNKEKAIYWYKKAAAMGEPGGWSYLYGEGAL from the coding sequence ATGGCACAAGAGAGTAAAAGAGCCCTAGGAGCTGTTGCTTATGAAAGCGATAAGATGATGTTTATAGGTTTAAAATATCTGTTGATTTTCATAATATTTACAAGTATAGCCCAAGCAAAAGTAGGGGTTTGTGAAGTTCTTCCTGATGTTGAAAAAGATAAATATCTCGCATGTTTGGTAAAAGAGGCTGAACGAACGGATGATGTTGCTGATATTAATATGGTGGCTGAGGGTTATGGTGTTTATGCCATGGGAGAAGAGATAATGCTTTGGCGTGAAAAAGCCATTGAGAAGGGTAGTTCAGTAGCTATGTATAATCAAGCAAAGTCATATGCACATTTTGTAAAAAGCAAATATGACTTGAAATATGGATTAACGAGTATTCCTTCAATTATTGAAAAAACTCTCCTTGATTACCCACAAAAAAACAATCAACCAAAAAAAGCCATTTCACTTTACAAACAAGCCGCACTAAAAGAGTATAAAGATTCGATTGCCAAATTAAGTGAACTCATGCAAATTGTTTACGGAAAAGAAGGGGCTGTAAAAGAGTATAAAAAAGAGATGGCAGAGGGAGATAAAAATACCTATCGATTTTTAGCTAACTTATATGTTAGATACGAAGATTACGATAAAGCTTTAGAACTCTATGAAAGTGCTTTAAAAAGAGAGGACATCAACAAAGGCGATGTTTATGCCTTAATAGGAAGTCTTTATGAGGCACATTATAGAGATAAAAAAGAGGCAAAGATTTATTACGAAAAAGCTGCTAAAGAGGGGAATGCTGTTGCTATGTATAACCTTGGAATTATGGCAGGAAATAAGAAAGATTATAATAAAGCAGAAGAATGGTTTAGGGCTTCTGAAAAGGCTGGAAACGAATATGCACTTGGGATGATTTGTTATATGAATTATAGTCAAGAAAATGATTATGAGAAAGCAGAAGAATGTAATATTGAACTTGCTAGAGAAGGTAATGCAGAAGAGATGTTTGAAACTGGGATATTTCTTTTAAGAAGAGTAGCTAAAGAAAAAGAAGGGTTTTATTGGCTTAAAAAAGCATATGAAGCAGGAAGTTCTTCTGCTGCTATTGTGTTAGGTGCTGAATATAGGAACAAGTATAAGAACAAAGAAAAAGCAATCTACTGGTATAAAAAAGCAGCTGCCATGGGTGAACCTGGTGGATGGTCATATCTTTACGGTGAAGGAGCATTATAA